Part of the Ictalurus punctatus breed USDA103 chromosome 9, Coco_2.0, whole genome shotgun sequence genome is shown below.
ggtagggctgggcgataggACGAAAATATCATCGCGATACTTGAGGACTTTTCTACAATACACGATATATAATTCAGCTGACATACTGCCTGCAAAACTGTAGTACAATAACCAAAAATCCATTAAACTGAGCTTGACAATACCTTTCTTTAGAAAGAcagagctgttgctatagaaacgataacgtattagaacgagcgcggtaatataaacctgcgctagtGTCAGCGctagctgctgttacagaaaactaatcaacaccttctgaccaatcaggatccagaacaGCGCTGTGGCGTATGAAGGAAGCCGCGTTGTTCGGAATAGCAGAAGAAACTTCACATCAATATAACGGTGCAATGCGGCGACCAATCGGCGACGAAGCAGCGAGTATTTGTGCAATAAGTCCCGCCCCTTTCCATTCCGAGTCGACACTTCCAGGCCACCGTCCTCATCTCTAATACACTGTATGTGTCAATATTATTAGcccagaacaaaaaaaaaaaaaatgaacgcttctgaaagaaaaaaaatctctttggATGATCAGGTGAAGCGAACTTGACCTTTAACCTACATTCAAACGATTTGGTCACAAGACAGATAAACATCCAGCGCTCAAGCTGAATTTACAGACTCGCTGACACGCTAACAGCCGTGAGAAACCGTGCGGTGTAGGATCGCTGAGGAGGAAGGCACTGGAAAAATCTCAAATCTCCCGTTAAGACGCTCCAGCATTCAGGAAGAATACAAATCTAAAAAACATCCAAtacttctctttttgtttttttttactttgggaAAATAAATCTGCCAAAGTCTTTAGAAAAAAGTCTCCTACGCGACGATTAATACGATTACAACGCACTTATAAAAAATATCCCGAACAAAATCTTCAGATACTATTTGGTGGTTGTTTACTCTTAATGTTTATATGTTGATATATCGATGTATAGATGAGGATCTCGGCAGCGGTGTAGATATTAAAACTGGTTTCTTGGCGCTACGTCGTCTTTTCAGGGAcgtttactgtttaaaaaactttttctgAAAGAAGGAAAATCCACATCACAGTGTTGAGCCCAGGCTGCAGGGGCTGATGGGAAACGAGTCTCTGTCACTTTCTTTCCCGTCCCCGAGGTTAGAGCGAGTCCACACGGCTGTACTTCACCCGGCCCCCCGGAGACAGTCGGCACGGTAACTGGAGCCACGGCACCTGGTAGTGGCGAGGGACGACGCCCTGGACGTTTCGCTCGAAGTAGCTGAAGAGACGAAACCACCAGACGCGAGAAAACGCGTTAATCTGCGAGTGCTGCTtcagacactgagagagaggacagatattcatgactttatttatttgtcacagtTCATGTGTACttcctgttatttttatttattactgattactgacactgatttatttatctatcatttcttcatttgtttattaatttagtaataaaaatgaaatccattcatttattagttaataaaaatgattacatTTGTTAAAAGATGTttctaggtggttgctatggtattaCTGGTGGTTATTATGCTATTCAAAGTGACTGAAAGTGGGTTGCTAAGTGGTTGGTATGTTATCCTCGGTGGTTGCTATGTGTGTTACTATGTGGTTGTGAAgatgttgctaggtggttgctatggtattgCACATGATTGGTAAGCTGTTGCTTGGTAATTGCTATTATATTCTACATGGTTGCTATGGTGTTCCAGGGGGTTGCCTAGCTGTTGCTATGTTATCGCAATAGCATTGTATATGGTTGCTAGGGAGTTACTATGTGGTTGCTATAGTGTTCCAGATGGTTGCTAAGATGATGCTAGGTAGTTGGTATGTTATCTTAGGTGTTTGCTAGAGTGTTGCCATGTAGTTGCTATGGTATTGTACATGGTTGCTAGGTGGCTGCAATTTTATTCTAGATGGTTGCTATGGTGTTCCAGGCAGTTGCTAGGCTGTTGCTAGGTATCTGCAATGTTATTGTAAGTGGTTGCTATGGTGCTGTAGGATGTTAACCCAGAGATATAAATAAGAGAAAAGTGTTATGACATGAGGACCAGGATTATACAAGTCTCtgtgtttatctgtgtgtgtccaTCACCGTCAGTCCCGccctccctgtctcactctctgatTGGGCAGCTGAGTCACTGTCACTCAGGCCACACCCACCTGCTGATTGGCCAGAGTGTGGTACCACCAGAAGAGCCGTGTGGTGATGAAGTACGCCACCACCACGTCCACCGTGTAGTGATCATGAGCCAAGAGGATGCAGAAAATCCCACTGACACTCAGACCGAGACACGCCCAGTGATAGAGCCAGAACCTCCGCGTagaatctacacacacacacacacacacacacacacacttcagaacaCTAACAAAAGCCAAATAGAAAGTGGCTGTAAAGACAAATATCGCCACCAGATGGCAcaattgatgtgtgtgtgtgtgtgtgtgtgtgtgtgtgtgtgtgtgtgtgtgtacactcacACTCTTTAATAAACAGGTAGGTTAGCGTTAGCATGACAGTGTGTCCGCTGTACAGGTAATCACCACACAGGGAGTGAGAGCCCGTGATGGACAGACCACCGCCCGAGATCATCTTCATAATGCGCCTAAACTGAGCCTCCCAGGCACCGAAcaactgtaacacacacacacacgcacacacgcacgcacgcacgcacacacaccacaagaATGTAGAAACACATGTAGTGAGACATTTCACTTCCTTGTTAACAAAATACCACTGCAATCAGTGTCTTCAAATCCTGACAGAACAGATGAAAATATGTCTGgatttcacactcacacacacacgcacacacacacacacacacacacactcacacacacactcacacacacactcacacacacactcacacacacacacacacactcacacacacactcacacacacactcacacacacactcacacacacacacacactcacacacacacacagtcacatgtTGCACATTTTATTGCTGGTGCTGTTCCCCATACCAGACTAAAGatataatacaatttaaaaaaggaaataaaaataaaggtacaaggaagagaaagaaaggaaatggaaggatcaaataaaaacagagtaagagagaaaagaaaaatgaaagattaaatgagagggggaaagaaaatataaaggggaaaatgtccaataaaaaagaaagaaaaatacagcaAACACAGGGAAAAAGCGTCATTTTAAAAgcgtaaagaaaaagaaatgaactaaaaagaaaaggaaaataaggGGAAAAGatccatttttctttcttttttgtagatgtagatgtagatggcATCACTTCTGCagtgtaatttaattttttaattttttactttCTGAGTTGTTGAATGATGATTCGCGAGTCACGACTCTCGGCTGAGTGAACGACTCGGCACCACAAGATCCGTCTGGTTTTTATTTAAGGTTCGATTCACCGAACCGTGTCAGCCACACCAAGACTAAATAATCACCTGTCGAAGTATCGCAAACTTTCCGGGCTGGGAGTAAAAGGCTAACGAGTCGTTTGGATGTTTGACTCTTCTTAGTGAATCGAGTCAAATGATATGATTCACTGAAATTCTCCTCACCGTCTTGCAGATCAGCTAAAACACGACCGGTTTAGTCACAACGCTGAAATTTTTATAcattcacattctctctctctctcacacacacacacacacacacacacacacacacacacagatttattttcagaaacttttaaataataagCCTCTGAACTaagttttttgggttttttttatttttactaaaaCCCACACTTACTAAAAGTGAACTTGCAAATGCACAGGAGTTCAAACACCAAGAAGTCAAGCCAGATGAACCCACTTCCTTTTAGAAACCCACATTATTTCAATCTCCACTGCGCGCAGGATTAGaactacacacgcacacacacacacgcacgcacacacacacgcacgcacacacactatttataaATTCCCTTTAAAGTGACAGTTTggccaaaaataaaatatagttcATGCGAAATGTAGTCGATCATCCAAGTTGTGTTgagtataaaatgtgtgtagctgtctctgtgtgtgtgtgtgtgtgtgtgtgtgtgtgtgtgtgtgtgtgtgtgtgtgtgtgtgtgtgtgtgtgtgtgtgtgtgtgtgtgtgtgtgttacctttgGCGCGCATTTAAAGTGCATGCCCGGCACAGGTAAGGTGGTGACGTACATGGTCACGCACCGGTACAGGTACAGCGTTCCGACGATAAAGAAGAAACGGCGACCAACGATggacctgaacacacacacacacacacacacacacacacacacgaaaagaGGATGCAAAATAAGATTAATGATTCTGCCAGTGTGTCTGAAACCCACAGCTACATTCATGCAGATGAGCAGGACTGACCTCGTTAACCTCAGTGACCTCGTTAACCTCAGTGACCTCAGTGACCTCAGGTTCACGTGATACACACGCTCAGCGCTTCAACTACAatccttgtttttatttactttatctACTTCCTAGCAAcagcctagcaaccacctggaacaccatagcaaccacctaacACATCATTACAAGCACCAATAACACCCAGAAACTGCACGATACCATAGCAATAACATCACAGACTTTAACACAAGTCAaacttacagtgagggaaaaaagtatgcccacgtttgcccactgacaaagaaatgatcagtctataactttaatggtagatttatttgaacagtgagagacagaataacaacaagaaaatccagaaaaaacacatgtcaaaaatgttataaattgatttgcattttaatgagggaaataagtatttgaccccctctcaatcagaaagatttctggctcccaggtgtcttttatacaggtaacgagctgagattaggagcacactcttaaagggagtgctcctaatatcagtttgttacctgtataaaagacacctgtccacagaagcaatcaatcaatcagattccaaactctccaccatggccaagaccaaagagctctccaaggatgtcagggacaagactgtagacctacacaagtctggaatgggctacaagaccattgccaagcagcttggtgagaaggggacaacagttggtgcgattattcgcaaatggaagaaacacaaaagaactgtcaatctccctcggcctggggctccatgcaacatctcacctcgtggagttgcaatgatcatgagaacagtgaggaatcagcccagaactacacgggaggatcttgtcaatgatctcaaggcagctgggaccatagtcaccaagaaaacaattggtaacacactacgccgtgaaggactgaaatcctgcagcgcccgcaaggtccgctgctcaagaaagcacatatacacgcccgtctgaagtttgccaatgaacatctgaatgattcagaggacaactgggtgaaagtgttgtggtcagatgagaccaaaatggagctctttggcatcaactcaactcgccgtgtttggaggaggaggaatgctgcctatgaccccaagaacaccatccccaccgtcaaacatggaggtggaaacgttatgctttgggggtgtttttctgctaaggggacaggacaacttcaccgcatcaaagggacgatggacggggccatgtactgtcaaatcttgggtgagaacctccttccctcagccagggcattgaaaatgggtcgtggatgggtattccagcatgacaatgacccaaaacacatggccaaggcaacaaaggagtggctcaagaagaagcacattaaggtcctggagtggcctagccagtctccagaccttaatcctatagaaaatctgtggagggagctgaaggttcgagttgccaaacgtcagcctcgaaaccttaatgacttggagaagatctgcaaagaggagtgggacaaaatccctcctgagatgtgtgcaaacctggtggccaactacaagaaacatctcacctctgtgattgccaacaagggtttttaaaccaagtactaagtcatgttttgcagagggggtcaaatacttatttccctcattaaaatgcaaatcaatttataacatttttgacgtgtttttctggatttttttgttgttattctgtctctcactgttcaaataaatctaccattaaaattatagactgatcatttctttgtcagtgggcaaacgtacaaaatcagcaggggagcaaatacttctttccctcactgtaaacaaaatcaaaaaacacaaaaaagggtGGAACTGGTTTCATCTCACGGCTAGTACAGTCGACACACACTTCTATTAATTCTGTTACACACTCAGCTTTGCTTCAGCATTTTCTGTTTGGAGTTTGACTTTACACACTGACCTACACACTGACGGTTTGTGTTACGCTGTGATGTCACACACTGACGGTTTGTGTTACGCTGTGATGTCACACACTGACGGTTTGTGTTACGCTGTGATGTCACACACTGACGGTTTGTGTTACGCTGTGATGTCACACACTGACGGTTTGTGTTACGCTGTGATGTCACACACTGACGGTTTGTGTTACGCTGTGATGTCACACACTGACGGTTTGTGTTACGCTGTGATGTCACACACTGACGGTTTGTGTTACGCTGTGATGTCACACACTGACGGTCTGTGTTACGCTGTGATGTCACACACTGACGGTTTGTGTTACGCTGTGATGTCACACACTGACGGTTTGTGTTACTACACTGTGATGTCACACACTGACGGTTTGTGTTACGCTGTGATGTCACACACTGACGGTTTGTGTTACGCTGTGATGTCACACACTGACGGTTTGTGTTACGCTGTGATGTCACACTGACGGTTTGTGTTACTACACTGTGATGTCACACACTGACGGTTTGTGTTACTACACTGTGATGTCACACACTGACGGTCTGTGTTACGCTGTGATGTCACACACTGACGGTTTGTGTTACGCTGTGATGTCACACACTGACGGTTTGTGTTACGCTGTGATGTCACACACTGACGGTTTGTGTTACGCTGTGATGTCACACACTGACGGTTTGTGTTACGCTGTGATGTCACACTGACGGTTTGTGTTACTACACTGTGATGTCACACACTGACGGTTTGTGTTACGCTGTGATGTCACACTGACGGTTTGTGTTACGCTGTGATGTCACACACTGACGGTCTGTGTTACTACACTGTGATGTCACACACTGACGGTTTGTGTTACGCTGTGATGTCACACACTGACGGTTTGTGTTACGCTGTGATGTCACACACTGACCTGTGTTTGAGGTGGATCCACTGGATGAACCACACGGCAACAAGGAACATGCCGTTGATTTCGCAGATAGAAAACGCCCACTGCACGCGATCAAACAGATCAAAGAACTTATCTGGCAGAGGCGGAGACTCCTCTTTGGACGGCACTCGTTCGTGCACGATGGAAATCACAACCGACGTCATGATGAAGCAGCACAGCGCGTACCCAAAGGCCACGCCCGTTTTGTACCACTCGGTCGGAAATGCCGTGCGCTCGGTCTCGGATGGAAGAGGAATATGGATCTGAACTGCTTCAGATCGGAATCCGTTCTTCGGCGCCCCGTTGTGAATCTTCCCATTTCCAACGTGCCCGTTGACATGGCGATTGTTTCCATGGTTACCCATGTGGTTGGCGATGCGCAGCGTCTCCAGGCGCTCCAACAGACGTCTCCCGTTGTCTCCGGTGACGAGACACAGCGGCGGGTTTTGAAAATCCGACTCGGAAAGTCGCAAAAGAGACGTGCCGTCTACGTTCCTGAGAGCGTCGGAATATTCCGGCATTCCCTCCTcggccagccaatcagaaacctCTGCTGCTGACCAGCGCCCCACCTCCTTCATGGCCGAGTCAGATGAGGGGCGGGGTCAGTGTGACATCACAGTACAAGCTAACCACGATCTAGGAGTCATGATGTCGTTGAGACATTGTGGGACATCTGAAGTGTCGTTTTCGGGTCGGTTCACTTCTCACCCCTCCTCCCCCGTTAAATGTGCAAATGGACCAGTCCAGAAATTTTCCGAGAAGACTCGTCTAAaatccaaaacacaaacacacacggtcCGTTCATTATAAATAAGTACAGTAAGCGCAGAGGGACGTTATTAAGTGTGGGGAACGTTTACAGGAACAAAACCTTCCAAACTTCtaaacagaaacatttaataaacataaataaaaccacaactACTTCTTCCTCACGCGGACAAACCGTTATTAATAACCCGGATTTTCATAACGGGAGGAAAATATAGATACAACCTGATTATTAGGTCTGTTTAATCGTATCATATATTAATaagattaaataaatcattattacatTCCGCAACCGAACACTGTTATTAAAACCTTACAGGAAACTACGATATTTACAGAAACACGACGTCCTCGCACTGTTTCTCCTCCCTCGTAACACACGCTCAAGAGAAAAAGATCAAGCGctcattaagaaaaaaaataacgttTTAAAAGTCAAAACTGTCCTTCAGTATAGCGTCCCTCCTGAATCCCATCAGCAGTTAATCTCCTAACCTGCTtctattcttctttttttatctttacCCAATTTATAATGATcaattaaaacattacaaatataaaacctttaatattcaatattttccttgcagtttatttggatttttgacattttaaaacaatgtaATAACTCTAAAAGACAAAAGCTAATGGGAGAAATTGTGATTATTGGAACCGAACGTGtagattttaatatttaacaataacGATAGTGACaacacaagtgtgtgtgggtgtgtgtgtgtgtgtgtgtgtgtgtgtgtgtgtgtgtgtgagagagagagataacagcTGGGTGGTGAGAGAAGCATCAAGGCCGTTCAACAAAACAGCTGTGAGCAgataatgtctctctctctcacacacacacacacacacacacacacacacacacacacacactctctttctctcacacacacacacacagagcggtgtGACAAATGACACCTGTTTGACTTGTTTTCTTACACGTATctaataaaaaattaacaacATAAACACACCACAAACTTTCTGTAATGATTGTGGGCGTGTCCTAAACTGTGATGTCAAAGCTGATGTTGcacaaataagtaaacaaaaacaaatcaataaaatatcatttaaaatttgTGGAACAACAAAATCAACATGAAGCGATTAAAGCgacggagagaaagaagagtgagacggagcgagagagacagacagattatCACTCGCCACGTCAGCTGTGTAATCAGACCTTTAGTCATGAAATCAGATTATTAAGCAACATGagaaagcgcacacacacacacacacacacacacacacactcacatacacacacacactcacatacacccacacactcacatacacccacacactcacatacacacacacacactcacacacactcacatacacacacacacacactcacactcacacacactcacactcacatacacccacacactcacatacacacacacacactcacatacacacacacactcacacacactcacatacacacacacacacacacacactcacacacactcacacacacacacacacacactcacacacacccacacactcacacacactcacatacacccacacactcacacacactcacatacacacacacacacacacacactcacatacacccacacactcacatacacacacactcacatacacacacacacacacactcacatacacacacacacacactcacacacacacacacacacacacacacacacacacacacacacacacacacacacactcacatacacacacacacactcacatacacacacacactcacacacacacacacatacacacacacacacactcacatacacacacacacacactcacacacacacactcacacacactcacatacacacacacacactcacatacacacacacacacacacactcacatacacacacacacactcacatacacacacactcacatacacacgcacacatacacacacacactcacatacacacacacactcactcactcacacacacacacacacacacactcacatacacacacactcagatacacatacatacacacatacacacacactcacatacacacactcactcactcacacacacacacacacatacacatacacacacacacacacactcacatacacacacacacacactcactcacatacacacacacacacacacactcacatacacacacacacacacacatacacacacacacacacatacacacacacacacacacacacacacacacacacgtacacacagacacacacacataaagataACATCTCAGCATTCAGGTCAAAGTACACGTGTACACAGAGTGGTTCTGTGGTTCCTCTTCACGTTCTGTGAGAATGAGAGTCCTTACAGATCCGCGTGTCCTCGTCCGGCCTTCACAACGCATGCCAACGTTTACTGCACACCTGTACAACTTAGATCATATCATATTATTCCCACACTCgtgttgaattatttaataatacacacagtcGCTGGGAGGAAatacgatgtgtgtgtgtgtgtgtgtgtgtgtgtgtgtgtgtgtgtgtgtgtgtaaaaactcTTGGCTTTTATTGAACTTTATAGTTCAGATCATGTGCTTGTGATTACACATTAAACCATGTAACTACACGTTGGCCTGTTTACCAAGTGCACTGCTTAGCGCCAGTCTGACGACGAGTCATCTGGCCCCGCCCATATTGGTCAAGGACACGCCCGTTTCATGTCCGTCAGGAGATATTACCTGGAGGGCAACTTATAACTGTGTATTAAACATCGCTAGCTCGGAGTAATAAATACAGCGTTAATTCATTAACACGCAACATGCTACACTGTCGTCGTATCATTTTCGCAGGTTTTAGCGATTTTATCGTTGATGCGTTGaaaacgctcgattttgctgcggcctttttttttttttttttaaattgcgatgcaacttgcgaccttttcttgtgctttttttgcggtAAACTACTCGAAGCGGCGGAACCGCAATTCCACAGAAGAGTCCTGCGCGCTCTTTCACCGGGATGTTCGTTGGCAAACgggaccttttagctgtactcgcaAACAGAAGAGGGCTTTGGCGGAATGCGcgttgcgatgacgtcacatgacgcgtctcggcccaaacctGCGGAAAAACGTGcgccgctttttttttttaaaaattgcacgTTCCTCTGAATATTTCTGCGTTTCCtggattttgcgttcatttccgAGATCGCAAAAaaaatcacgaaatcctggagggactgaaaaaaagacagaacacAAGTAATAATGGAAGTTTGACTCCTTTCCTAGTCACTAACATGGGAATAGAGTGGGCGGGGTTAAACATAGTACTGCAgtcagccactagagggcctcagagtccaaccatccatcttctataccgctttatccttttcagggtcacggggaaattggagtctatcccagggagcgtggggcacgaggcggggtacaccctggacagggtgccagtccatcacagggcacaatcacacacacactcacacacccattcatacactacagacattatcacacgccaatcagcctaccatgcatgtgtttggactgggggaggaaaccggagtacccggaggaaacccccgcagcacggggagaacacgcaaactccgcacacacatcaTTCTGGTGAATCCATGTTCTGCCGTCTAACCACATCTACAGCCACTGGTGCATTATGGGTAGTACAGAAACCGGTgaaatatttttacttttttaagcCACATTTCGGTTTCGCTCAGTTTCCATTTATCACTCAGATCTTTcacttccttctttcttttatgTCATTTCCTGAAATCCACCCTAGTGTCGCGAACACGATCCATTTCCTCATCATCAGATTTCAATCTCGGAGATATTTCGTATTCACTccacactaataataataataataataataataataataataattccaaagagaacatcaaataaatatataatactaCCTGTACGGCAACATGAACTACACTGACAAGGCATAATAACAGTATATCTTATgatttagttatttatatatttattataacttatttgtttatctgtttctatatttattcatttacctttTTAATAAACCTACAGAacgtttttgttatttattatttgttttttttaatttactttaataaacACCCAACaacggtttgtttgtttgtttgtttgcttaaatGTACAGCCACAACTGTGactgacaaacaaacaagcaaataaacaaatgagtaaataaatgaataaatgagtaaataaacacCTCGTGACATTAATTATATGGTGTAATAACTTCGGGAGTAAACgacgtgtttgtttgttataatgaatataacgaatataataaatatacacgtaaacacacagtacatgttattataataaatatacaggAACTAACTAACAAACTAATGATAAGATAAACACCTTTATATACAGATCAGATATACATTACTGTTGATTAATATcgatattattataataattctgACTGGAGTTTCTGGTGTCGTtatgtttatctgtttgtttattgtggGTGTGGTTGTTTATTATAAACAGTGTACTGACAGATAAAGGATGAAAGGTGCTCACATtcaacttctctctctctttatctctcatacacacatacacacactcaaacacactctctctctcacacacacacacacacacacacaaacacactctctctctcacacacacacacacacacacaaaaacactctctctctcacacacacacacacacacacacagttctgtaTTGAGTATTGATCGTAGTGAGAGATTAATGTTGAATCTGCAGACTGGAGCTATATTTAGAGTCACACACGCGGCACTTCCCTTAAAGTGGGACACCATTTACAGcaggaaaaagaagaggaaagggagtggaacacacacacacacacacacacacacacacacacacacacagatgtttacTAAAATTTTCCACTGGGTTGTGCTGTGTATGACTGTAACTGGATAATCTCTCGTCTTTTTTTGAGACACTGTAGCTACAAGGCTCACGTTGCTAACAAGTAACAGAAGGGTAACCACAGAACTGGTAAGCCACCAGTTTAGCATTTAGTGCAcagcctatgtgtgtgtgtgtgtgtgtgtgtgtgtgtgtgtgtgtgtgtgtgtgtgtgtgtgtgagagagagagtgagtgtgtgtg
Proteins encoded:
- the sgms1a gene encoding phosphatidylcholine:ceramide cholinephosphotransferase 1 → MKEVGRWSAAEVSDWLAEEGMPEYSDALRNVDGTSLLRLSESDFQNPPLCLVTGDNGRRLLERLETLRIANHMGNHGNNRHVNGHVGNGKIHNGAPKNGFRSEAVQIHIPLPSETERTAFPTEWYKTGVAFGYALCCFIMTSVVISIVHERVPSKEESPPLPDKFFDLFDRVQWAFSICEINGMFLVAVWFIQWIHLKHRSIVGRRFFFIVGTLYLYRCVTMYVTTLPVPGMHFKCAPKLFGAWEAQFRRIMKMISGGGLSITGSHSLCGDYLYSGHTVMLTLTYLFIKEYSTRRFWLYHWACLGLSVSGIFCILLAHDHYTVDVVVAYFITTRLFWWYHTLANQQCLKQHSQINAFSRVWWFRLFSYFERNVQGVVPRHYQVPWLQLPCRLSPGGRVKYSRVDSL